DNA sequence from the Zavarzinia compransoris genome:
CGCCAGATCCTGGCGCCGATCCTGCCGGATTTCCGCGACGAGCATCCGGAAGTCTCGGTCCAATTGCGCCTGTCGGACCATGTCCTCGACCTTGTCGCCGAGGGGATGGATGTCGCCATCCGCCTGGGCACCCTGGCGGATTCGAGCCTGATCGCCCGGCGCATCGCCGATTGCCCCCAGGTGGTCTGCGCCGCCCCCGACTATCTGCTCCGCCACGGCGCGCCCAAGGAGCCGGCGGATCTTCTGAAACACGCCTGCCTGATCCTGCGCCTGCCCGGGGCGCGGCCGGTGCGCTGGGTCCTGGGTTCGCCGGAGGGGCCGGTGACCCTGGCGGTCTCGGGCCCGGTCGATGCGGATTTCGGCGAGATCCTGACCGAATTCGCCCTGCGCGGTCACGGCATCGTCCTGAAACCCCTGTGGGAAGTGGCGGAATACCTGCGCGACGGCCGCCTGGTGCCGGTACTGCCGGATTTTCCGCCGCCGCCGATCTCGGTTTCGGTCGTCTATCCCCACCGCCGGCTGGTGGCGGCCAAGACCCGCGCCTTTGCCGATTTCATCCTGAACCGGGGCGGCGCCGCGATCGGCCAGGCGGTCGAGGGCGTGGCGGTTCCCGCCGCCTGAGCCCTATTCCCCGGACGGCGACAGCACCACCAGCAATTCGGCCTCGCCATGGCGACGCATGCCTCACCACATG
Encoded proteins:
- a CDS encoding LysR family transcriptional regulator; amino-acid sequence: MALIENIRVFVRVLELGSLSAAGRHMRLSPAVVSHRLQQLEAHLGVRLLNRTTRRVRPTEHGSAFYEACQDVLASLERAEATVADAGRLPRGILRITAPLGFGRQILAPILPDFRDEHPEVSVQLRLSDHVLDLVAEGMDVAIRLGTLADSSLIARRIADCPQVVCAAPDYLLRHGAPKEPADLLKHACLILRLPGARPVRWVLGSPEGPVTLAVSGPVDADFGEILTEFALRGHGIVLKPLWEVAEYLRDGRLVPVLPDFPPPPISVSVVYPHRRLVAAKTRAFADFILNRGGAAIGQAVEGVAVPAA